A stretch of Phragmites australis chromosome 12, lpPhrAust1.1, whole genome shotgun sequence DNA encodes these proteins:
- the LOC133886383 gene encoding disease resistance protein RGA5-like → MCEAAAIESEGLRLRSSSNPLVPSATPQGFKGFIDRSLRLLTAAKTRHQIATEIQGIKTLVKEVAERRDRYKVDSFAIQPTATTSIDPRLHGIYEDSAKLVAISGPREELAALLMVQEGISKQLKVISIVGVGGLGKTTLANVMYQQSMGQFECYAFVPVSLKPDMKKILSSILRQVSKQSYTNIETWDAMELINKIRQVLEDKRYFIIIDDIWDQSAWNFIKCALVENNCGSRVITTTRIAEVAAPCCSLNDGTIYKLKHLSHDDSKKLFYKRIFGCEDGCHPELNEISEKILRKCYGVPLAIITIASLLANKPRNVHQWHSVYSSIGSGLEKFPSIENMRQIISISYYHLPSHLKPCLLYLSVFPEDYIILRDQLVRRWIAQGFVHGNDVETLHKLGHHYFNELINRSLIQPEHIDARGTVLACRVHDMVLDLITSLSSKENFVTTFHGHQLAHLPKKIRRLSLHNTSDEEQLLSSVGVGSPTNIAKDLGNLTGLRVLHISLSDTWHESYEKSLVDSLCNLKKIQELHVHSSGVSTEFMADLGWVPQHLQNFTGSIPRLPRWMNSSLLDLSTLEMTVNILRQVDLQNLGALPFLQFLCLSVLEIDSSEERLVISTGCAKFQCLSEFHFNNDKMGLMFAQGAMPKLETVEVIFRVRERKDAYGDFDLGLEKLVSIKQVIARIRCTRSRVCEVEDADSAMRKATDMNPNHPKLEVIRYYEDEMTEDEEIVHHNVETLKEEEEQAVVLEKRGPWGGDGGSTRDITVAPQCLESVKICSAVVVDALGFSYRDRRGKHHRTSLWGGVGGSVRTVDLGPSEYVKEVSGTYGPFSDRPNIITSLTLVTNFSSYGPFGQPKGSPFHTRVAKNNSIVGFFGRSETYLDAIGVYVRPSES, encoded by the exons ATGTGCGAGGCCGCCGCGATAGAAAGTGAGGGACTGAGG CTGCGCTCCTCATCAAACCCTCTTGTACCGTCAGCCACGCCGCAGGGATTCAAAGGGTTCATTGATAGGAGCTTGAGATTGTTGACAGCAGCCAAGACTCGGCATCAGATTGCCACAGAAATCCAAGGTATCAAGACCCTTGTCAAGGAGGTGGCTGAGCGCCGCGATAGGTATAAGGTTGACAGTTTTGCCATCCAACCTACTGCCACTACAAGTATTGACCCTCGCTTGCATGGTATCTACGAAGATTCAGCAAAACTCGTTGCCATCAGTGGCCCAAGAGAAGAACTAGCTGCATTGCTGATGGTACAAGAGGGCATATCCAAGCAACTGAAAGTGATTTCCATTGTTGGAGTTGGTGGTTTGGGTAAGACGACTCTTGCTAATGTGATGTACCAACAGTCCATGGGACAATTTGAGTGCTATGCTTTTGTGCCAGTGTCCCTCAAACCTGATATGAAGAAAATTCTAAGCAGCATACTCCGTCAAGTAAGCAAACAAAGTTACACTAACATTGAAACATGGGATGCTATGGAACTCATCAACAAGATCAGACAAGTTCTTGAGGATAAGAG GTACTTCATTATAATTGATGATATTTGGGACCAATCAGCTTGGAATTTTATCAAGTGTGCACTTGTTGAGAACAACTGCGGTAGCAGAGTGATCACGACAACTCGTATAGCTGAGGTTGCTGCACCATGCTGCTCCCTTAATGACGGTACAatttacaaactaaaacatCTTTCTCATGATGACTCGAAGAAGTTGTTCTACAAAAGAATATTTGGTTGTGAAGATGGTTGCCATCCAGAACTGAATGAAATAtcagagaaaattttgagaaaatgtTATGGAGTGCCACTAGCCATCATAACTATAGCCAGCCTTTTGGCTAATAAACCAAGAAATGTACATCAGTGGCACAGTGTGTATAGTTCCATCGGTTCTGGACTTGAAAAGTTCCCTAGTATCGAAAACATGCGCCAAATAATATCTATCAGCTATTACCACTTACCTTCCCATCTAAAACCTTGTTTGCTATATCTAAGTGTGTTCCCAGAGGATTACATTATTTTAAGAGATCAATTGGTACGAAGATGGATAGCTCAGGGATTTGTCCACGGAAATGATGTTGAAACATTACATAAACTTGGGCACCATTACTTCAATGAGCTCATCAACAGAAGCCTGATTCAACCTGAACACATTGATGCTCGTGGCACGGTATTAGCTTGCCGTGTGCATGATATGGTGCTTGATCTCATTACGTCCTTGTCATCCAAAGAAAATTTTGTCACTACATTCCATGGCCACCAGCTAGCACATCTTCCAAAGAAGATTCGCCGATTGTCCCTCCATAATACTAGTGACGAAGAGCAGTTGCTATCGTCTGTTGGAGTCGGCAGTCCTACAAACATTGCAAAAGATCTAGGCAATCTAACCGGACTAAGAGTGCTCCACATTTCATTGAGTGATACATGGCATGAGAGCTACGAGAAGTCTTTGGTTGATTCTTTGTGCAACCTAAAGAAAATCCAAGAACTACACGTTCATTCTTCAGGAGTGTCCACAGAGTTCATGGCAGATTTAGGATGGGTCCCTCAACATCTCCAAAATTTCACTGGCAGCATACCTAGATTGCCAAGGTGGATGAACTCATCGCTCTTGGATCTGTCCACTTTGGAAATGACGGTCAACATACTACGACAGGTGGATCTCCAAAATCTTGGAGCCTTACCATTTCTACAGTTCCTCTGTCTTTCCGTGCTCGAAATCGATTCCAGTGAAGAAAGGTTGGTCATTAGCACTGGTTGTGCAAAATTCCAGTGCCTATCTGAGTTTCACTTCAATAATGATAAAATGGGACTCATGTTTGCACAAGGAGCTATGCCAAAGCTTGAAACCGTTGAGGTTATATTTAGAGTCCGAGAGAGAAAGGATGCATATGGTGACTTTGATCTTGGCTTGGAGAAACTCGTTTCAATTAAGCAGGTAATCGCAAGGATTCGTTGTACCCGTTCCAGAGTTTGCGAGGTGGAGGATGCTGATTCTGCTATGAGGAAGGCAACCGACATGAACCCTAATCATCCCAAGCTTGAGGTGATCAGATATTATGAAGATGAAATGACAGAGGACGAAGAGATAGTTCACCACAATGTGGAAACAttgaaagaggaagaggagcaggCG GTTGTTCTTGAGAAGAGAGGGCCATGGGGTGGAGATGGAGGGAGCACTCGTGACATAACGGTGGCACCCCAATGTCTGGAAAGCGTGAAAATTTGTAGCGCTGTAGTTGTGGATGCACTTGGTTTTTCTTACCGAGACCGACGCGGGAAGCATCACAGAACATCTCTTTGGGGCGGTGTTGGTGGGAGTGTCCGGACG GTTGATCTTGGTCCTTCAGAGTATGTTAAGGAGGTTTCCGGGACTTACGGTCCATTCTCTGATCGTCCAAACATTATCACGTCGCTTACACTGGTGACCAATTTTTCTAGTTACGGACCTTTTGGGCAGCCAAAGGGAAGTCCTTTTCACACACGGGTAGCGAAAAACAACAGTATTGTTGGCTTCTTTGGGCGCTCAGAGACGTATCTTGATGCAATTGGTGTTTATGTTCGGCCTTCTGAATCTTAG